In Fragaria vesca subsp. vesca linkage group LG5, FraVesHawaii_1.0, whole genome shotgun sequence, the genomic stretch CACACACACATATATATACAGGCCGGATGTGGAGCGGACGTCCGCACCGGCCTTGAAGTGCGGACGTCCTTCGGTTCTCCACCCTCCGGCGTCAGCGACGGCGCGCCTCCATCCTAGAAGACTCCACCAGCGTCCCCGACCACTTTCCCTCCCTGGCAAGTTCATTCTTTTCCAGTTTTCTGGCGAGATCACCCAAAACTTCAAACAAAGTTGATCTCGCCGGAAACCGAAAAAAAANNNNNNNNNNNNNNNNNNNNNNNNNNNNNNNNNNNNNNNNNNNNNNNNNNNNNNNNNNNNNNNNNNNNNNNNNNNNNNNNNNNNNNNNNNNNNNNNNNNNNNNNNNNNNNNNNNNNNNNNNNNNNNNNNNNNNNNNNNNNNNNNNNNNNNNNNNNNNNNNNNNNNNNNNNNNNNNNNNNNNNNNNNNNNNNNNNNNNNNNNNNNNNNNNNNNNNNNNNNNGGAATGATCTACACACTGTGTTTTAGACATTGTACGGTTGAGATGTGGGAATACGACCTGAAAATGAGCGAAATAAAGAGTCCCGCACTTTAATTTCAAAGAGGGATCCCTCTCTGGAAAGGGACTGTATATATATATATATATGTTTATAGATATTTTCTTTTTCATTTGATTGTGGGAATTCATGTGCTGTCCGTATGATGAAAGTAGGCATTGATTGTGATCGTATATATTTCACTACAAGTTTAATGTACTAGCAGCCCATCAGCCAGAAAATAATCACCAAACTCTAAAACCCAGAAGCCGTGACGAAACACCCAAAATCAAAAATATATATACGCTAACATGAATGCTGGAGAGTTTTGATATGGGAACCTGAGTGATTTTTCTAAATAACTCCAAAAGACGATAGTTGCTGTCTGAAAATCATGTGTGTTGGTTATTTATGAGTATGTTTAGTCATTAGTCAAGCAATAAATATCAACTGCAAGTAGCATTTCAGACAAATCATATTGTTGGTATTAATTATTGCAGGAAGGTCCTCGGACACTGGTGGGGATCGCTACATTTGACTCGACGATTCATTTTTACAATTTGAAACGTGCACTGCAGCAGGTTAATATAAGTTGTACTTCTTTCTATTTAAAGTCAAATAATACAAGAATATTCCATGCACTCTTCTGCAATCACATGACTTTATTAGATGTGGATTCTGCTTGAAATTCTTTCTGTTGGGCCAGGTCAGGTTTTGAGATTTGGCTTTCATGAGTTTACTCTTGGGAAAGATCTAGTTAATTTGAGTTTAAATGTCTATCGAAATGCATGATCACAATGAAGTCTTTTTGAGAGATTTTTTGGTAGGATGCAAGGTGTATTTTTTTTTTTCCGGAAACAAGAGGAGGCAAGTTAGTGGGGTAAATTTATATGTTCTGTGATTTTTGAGGTAGTGGAAGGGATGAAGTGTAGTAATGATCAATGTCTTGATCTTGTTGCTTTAGACTGACTATGCCCTATTCCTAGATTTAAAGTTGATTGATTACCTCAAAAGTCGAAAATTTGATGTTAAGTTCTAGATGCATTGATTTAAAATTGCATTTCTAGTAAGGGTAGAGGAATGATGGGTTAGCTACTGCTGAACATTGAAAAGCTAGACACAACACTATAATAGTGAAAGGGGAAGTGCCGTTTTTATTTTTCTCCTTTATTTTTGTTTCCCAATTAGTAGGTCAACAGTATTTTTGGATGGCTTTCAATTCTTTTTTGCTCCGTAGTTTTTCTTGTAAGGTCTGGCACTGATTATGAAATTGTGACTTTCAAAATTTGGTTGCAGCCTTTGATGCTTATTGTTCCTGATGTACAAGATGTTTACACTCCTCTAGAGACTGATGTGGTTGTTCAGCTTTCTGAGGTTAGCAGCCATTTGCCCTAAAAAACATGGATTTATAATTCAGTCTGTCAACCATAGCAGCTATTATTTTCTTCTTTTTGAATTGTATAGAGAATTTGAGAAGTTGTGCCTGGGTTGTGAACCTGTGATTTGATAGAAAGGCATCCATGAGTCAATCTGTCTTCATAATAATTAAAAGTTTACATGCCTCTTATTAAATGAATTGCGTTTTGTGGATTTTCAGTGCCGTAAACATTTGGAGGAATTGCTGGAAAGTATTCCAACTATGTTTCAGACTAGTAAAACTGCTGAGTCAGCTTTTGGTGCAGCAATCAAGGTATGCTGTATTTTTGTAATACCGTATTTCCATATTACGTGAATCTGTATTATTTACTGAACTACTTTGTTCAACTCAGAGAACTAATTTGTTTCTTGTAGCTGTGAACTTCATGGATTTTGTATTTTGTTTTTCTCAGCTGTGAACTTCAGTTACTCACATTGATATATGAACGCTGAATGCTTACACATGAACTGTGCATTGTTTGTTGTTTTATATGCATAGGTAGATTAAGCAATTCAAACAGGATTTAAATATCCTTGTGGGAAAAAAATAGACTAGCGTTTCTAAAAAAAAGTGAAAAACAAGAAAGAAAGAAGACCGTCAGCTTGACTCCATTTGGTCATGCAGTCCATCGATTGATCCTTATCCTTTGCATATATAGAGCAAGGTTTCTGACATAGATTTGATGTGCAAAATGCATTTCAAGTGTGTAGTTTTCACATTTTTGCTCCGCATATGTTGCCGTTGTGGCCTCTACTCTAGTTACATATGTACTTGTATGAATTTCACTGTTCATAGTATGTGTTGTATACATACATATACATATATATATAATATGGGATGTTCATTCTATTTTTTTTGCTTTTATTATGTAGGCTGCTTTCTTGGCAATAAAGAGCACTGGAGGGAAACTGTTGGTGTTTCAGTCAGGCAAGCATCCCATCTACTTATGTTATGTCCTTTGTATGCTGTATCTTTTTAACTACGTCTATAGATGATTGCAAGCAAAGAATGAAGAAAAACATGGTTGGGGTTGGAGATACGTTTAGAGTAGACACCAAAAGAATTTAATAAGTATTGAGGTCTGTTAAAGGATCTTAGGTTGAGTTCCGTACATTTCATAAGAAAAATGTAAAATGCTGAGTTGCATGAACATCACAGTAGACTCAGTGTTTATAACAAACAACCCCGAACCAGAACTTACATATCAAATAAATTTTCCTGTTGGCGAGTAAGCTTTTCATGTGTGAAGAATGTAGGATATCTAACCATGACCTCCAAGTCATACCAATGATATAATAGTTTTAATTTTATTCTGCATACCTTTTATAGACTGACATCATTTAAGGTCATTAGAGAAACTAATTTGTATGTATTCACAAAGTGATTTTAACGTCTCGACATTTAAGCTCAATTGTTGTTCTGCATCTCTGCCTGAAAATGAGCACCTGTAGTATGCTGTGAAGGTCTCCATTTTTTTGTTCCTTTCATAACTGAGTTCAATGTGTAGATAAGAAAAAAAAAACATTGGTAACGCGTTTTCTTTATTATCCACTTGCTTTTTATGGATGGTAGCGCAGTTGCTTGCAAGGTTGTCAAATGTTAAGAGAAAGGTTCAATGGATGTGTTGGAAGCAGTCGAAAGTTTCCTGAGTTTGTATTGTTGACCAGAAAGAAACAGATGTGGGCATCTGTTTCGATGAGTTTTAGGGATATATTTATTTTGGTATTTTAATTAGACAGAAAAGCATATGGAAATTAGTCTGCTGTTATCTTTGCTCATTAGGTGTATATGTTGTATATCTTTTTGTTTTATCGAGGTGGACACATTGCTCAATTCGTGTTATTTGTTATAAAAGGGCCCTTCTAAAAAAATTGAATTTTTAGAGTAACTGGATTTATTAGCTTCTCAGAGCATACTGATGAAATATACTGTCTGCAGTGTTGCCATCAACTGGAATTGGAGCGCTTTCTGCTAGAGAGGCTGAAGGAAGAGCTAATATATCTTCAACTGAGAAGGTACAGATGCATTATTGTATATCTGCTTTCCTTGCCATTTCTGTGTTTTGTAGTATCTTACATGACTTGGTTTCTCCTTTATGGTTTTACATTTGTTAGGTAGCTATTCTCTTATTAGTGCATGTTTCTACTGAATTGTTGCCATTTTAAAAACTTGCTTTTGGGTAACATGCAGACAGTTATTTAGGTTTTCTCCACTTCATTAATCCTATAATTTTTGCAAAAGAGGTCAACATGCTTTGGGCCTTAGTACACATGTTTTATCATTTAATGTTGCGGAGTAGGTTTGAATATGTTGAAGATGATCTGATGCTCATGATCATATTTATGTTGTTGTCCTATTGCTTAACAACTCTGACATCATTCCTTAACATCTTGGTATCCCACATAGATGTTGAATGATGATGAGAATACCTGATCTTGTAGTGTTGGAATTACATTTCTTTGTGCATTTCAGGAGCCCAATAAGTTACTCCAGCCTGTAGACAAAACTTTAAAGACAATGGCCATTGAATTTGCCGAATATCAGGTAAGCATATGACTAATTTTGTATCCTCTTGATAATCATTATATTTTGAATGGTGAAGTCTATGTCGACCAAGACTCCTGCTGGTTATTGTCACTGTTGTGCATAAGATTTTCAAACTATCTTTCTTCATGAAACGTTTCAGGTTTGCGTGGATTTATTTATCACTACCCAGTCATATATAGATATTGCTTCTATCTCAGTCATCCCCAGAACAACTGGAGGGCAGGTATATTATCTAATCTTGCAATTTCTACCTTTGTGATCTTATTTTGGTTTGTTTTTCTCATCATTTTCTAGTTTTTTTCCTTAGTTTATCTTTACTCAAAGACTGATTCTTTCATTAATATGTAAAGTTAGATTAGAATTACAATCATAGTTATTTTTCACTTGTCAGTTGTCATACTTTAAAGTTCAAGTTTTTCCTCAATCTTCCAGGTCTACTACTATTACCCCTTTTCAGCTGTCTCTGATCCTGCAAAGCTGTACAATGATCTTAGATGGAATGTCACAAGGCCTCAAGGTTTTGAGGCAGTGATGCGTGTAAGATGCAGCCAGGTAATTTTACTGTCCAGCCTCTTTCTCCACTATTACATGATGATTTGCTATCGTTCTTAAAGTTCTTTTAACATCATTTGTAGGGCATTCAAGTTCAAGAGTACTTTGGAAACTTTTGCAAACGCATTCCAACAGATGTTGACCTACCTGGGGTTTGTACCATTCTACAAAATTTCTGATTACCACCGTCTAATATTATTGGCACCAATTATTTATCTTGCATGGAAGTAGAATGTCGTTCAACCACTGATTATTTTGACCAGAGTAACATTATAATCAAGATCTTGCAAACTGAGAACAAATCTAACTTTTATTGCTTTTACCATAGCTCATTGAACTACGGTTCTGTTTTCCTTCTCCTCTGTCACCTCTTTCTTTGGCCACTAGTGATGTTGACCCACAGTAACATTAAATCAAGATCTTAAAATCTGAAAAAAAAAAAAAAAAAAAAACAAATCTAACTCTTGCTACTTAACTATGACTCCTGTTGTCATCCCTTCCTTATTTTACTTTTGCGGTTTTTTCCGTCTGTTCTGCCCTCTCTTCTTACAATCTAATAACAAGACTAGCTCATACTGCTTAGCAATATTTGATTACCTTATCATCTGTTTCATGGTTTTCTTGTGCCCATTTCTCACCCTTTCTCCCTCCCCGTTCTCAAGTACTGTGTTGGATAATAACCAATTCCTTCTATGCTGCAGATTGACTGTGACAAAACTATTATGGTAATGTTAAAGCATGATGACAAATTACAGGATGGCTCAGAATGTTCTTTCCAGGTAGCTTTTATTTCTCTGATCTATCATCCTTCACACTATCTTAATTGTCAATTTTATTTTTTTAAACCATTGTTTAATCATATTGATATTTTTTCATATTCAGTGTGCTGTTTTATACACAACTGTGTATGGCCAACGGCGAATTCGGGTCACCACTTTGTCTCTGCCATGCACTAGCATGCTAAGTAATCTGTTTCGTGCTGCGGATTTGGACACTCAGTTTTCATGTTACATGAAGCAAGGTAAGCAAATAGGCTACTTCTCGTTAGTGCTCTCTTTGTAGGATCTGTTATGCATGTTTTCTCATTTTGCTTTGGTAATTGTTTTCTCAAGCAAACCCAGAGCTTAAAATTTGGATTGATTTATAAGACTATGTCAAAGAATTCTGACAGTAATATCTTTTAAATACTTAGCGGCAAATGAAATTACTTCAAGTCCCCTTGTGCGTGTACGGGAACAAATGACAAATCTTTGCATCAGTAGTCTGTTTTCATATCGCAAATACTGTGCTACTGTGTCATCTTCGGGACAGCTTATTCTTCCAGAGGCACTGAAGCTCCTGCCCCTTTACACCCTTGGTATATTCTTTTCTTATCTTATTATATAATTGATTTTTGGCCGATGATATATTTTATAATAAATTATATGAATGCACGTTTTGCTTTTATTATAGATCCAAGTGAATTATAAAGCTGTATTATGTGCTTCTTACTGCCATTGGACCCTATTGTGGCTAGTAATATCATGCACAGTACGTTGAGCGCACTTCTATATTCTGTTGGTGTTTTATCTTTTGGGGTAGATTACTTTGTGTTTTGTCATTATTATTGATAAAAGGGTTTGATATCATGTCATCAATGATTATCTGATTGTCACGTCACATATTTACCCTAAACACTCAAGGGAAGAAACCTTTATAAATCTACATATGACTTGCTACATAATTGATTGACTTTTTAAGAAGTTGCATGTTTCTGTCAAATTCCATGGGCTACATAATTGATTGACTTTTTAAGAAGTTGCATGTTTCTGTCAAATTCCATGGGACATGACCACTATATTTTCAACAGATTGCTATGCTTCTCATCATGTCTTGGTCGTTGTTGCTGTTTTTTGTTATTGATAATGCATTCGCCGCATGCTTACCATTTTTGATAAATTTTATCATTTTTTCCTTTGTCAGCCTTAATCAAAAGTACAGGACTACGAACTGATGGAAAAATTGATGAGCGGTCTGTCTGGATCAACCATGTGTCCTCCCTTTCAGTACCTTTGGCAGTTCCACTGGTGTATCCCAGGATGGTGGCTGTCCATGACCTTGATGCTAAAAAGGTGCGTCAGTATTTTATATTCTGCCTATCTCCCCATGGGTGTGTTATGTGTTTCTGGCTCATAACTAAAAACTAAAAACTAGAATTAGCTTCTAGTTGAAAATATGCATTGAACACTGGTAGCTTGTTAATTTTCAGGAGGGTGATGAATCTCTTATTCCTCCGGTGATTCCACTTGCTAGTGAACATGTTAGTGATGATGGAATTTATCTTCTGGAGAATGGTGAGGACTGTTTAATATACGTTGGGAACTTGGTGGATTCTGGAATTTTACAACAGCTGTTTGGCGTCGGCACTGCTGATGCACTTCCTACTCAGGTAGCATTTCACATTGACTCTTTGGGTACTTATTATCTGCCTGACATTATTCTTCTTGAATTGTAAATCACAACCTGGTCTCAGACCTCATTTAGCGAGCATCTGAAATTTGACTCTAGAGGCTTGCTTAGGTGACTAAATTATAGGGAAGGTGCTTAAGTCATTATTCTTGCTGTACAGTAGTAATGGTTTGGGCATCTGTAACCTTTTTGCATGGGCAGAATCTGTTATTTTGAACACTTCCTTTTTGTGCAATCTATCCTTGTATGACTTGAAAGTTTGTTCCCCCAGTTTGTGCTGCAGCAGTATGATAATTCATTATCAAAGAAGCTGAACAATGTGGTAAATGAAATACGCCGCCAGAGATGTTCCTACCTGCGGTAAGTTTGATGATATCTCTACTTGTGATTTCTAATTTAGAGGGAAGAATGAATGGTCATGCAGCTAAATCAATTTTTATTTTGTTGTATGTGCAGATTGAAATTGTGCAAGAAAGGAGATCCTTCAGGTGAGTGCCTTAAATCGAATCTCTAGATAAATTAGAAGTGCTATGTGTGGACAACTTTTTTAGCATCTTACTATCCCTGCTCTTGTTTCTGATTACAATTGGAAAATTCCTGATACTTTCATATGAAAGTGCATTTCTAAGAAACCACCCATTAAGTCTGATCCAAGGCTGACATACTATCATTTTAAGGCTCTTCTTGGAAAGAAAAAAAAAGAAGACGAAAATGACAGAAAGTAGTAGATACTATCACCTAATTAGTCAACATAGTTTTGTAAATCAGAAATGCAATGAGATATTGTATGATTATGTGATTAAGCCGTATTTTCTTTCTGCTTGCAGGAGCATTCTTCTTGTCACATCTGGTTGAAGACCAGAGTCCCCATGGCCCCTCCTATGTTGAGTTTCTGGTACATGTCCATCGGCAAATACAGATAAAAATGTCTTCATAACAGGTTATGCTTTAGTTCGGAATTCTGAGCAACTACTTCCTAGAGCACATATTGATTCAAAGGATAGAAGAAAAATTAGATGCTTGCAGTACATCCGCAATTTGGGTCCAACAGGTATCATATACATCAAAAGCAAGCAGAGTTGAGTTTTGCTATAATAGGTTTGTTAAAACTGCAATTAAAATTTCATAGTGGACAATCATGCGATAATTTTTGTTTTGTTGTATACAAGTTATTCTTCTCCTATATCTCTCTTCCATTTTTACTGCGAGTCTGACAATGAATAATTAGGATATAATCTGAGAACCATGGACGTGAGGAGAGGAAATGATGATTTTAAGTTATGGTGATTGTACATCAAATTTTTAAGACCTTTGTAATCCTTCTTTGCCCGACAAAGGGTTGAAATAACTGCAATGCACTCTGATGTCTACGCAATATATTCAGTTTGTGTGCATTGTATCAAGTGAAAACCACTCGTCTTAATTTGGCTGTATTGGTTTTGGGATCTATTGAATTCAAAGTTCACTCGATTCGTTAGCAGCAATGACCATCGCTCACTGTTCTGTTTCAATTCATTTTCAACACAAACTAGCGTCGTTCTCATTCCTATACCAATGCTTTATGCCAGAAATTCTATAATTCCAAATCCGACTTGAGGTTCAAATCAAGGATAAGATTTTGCAGTATGCTCTTTTGCTCAATGCGCTAAAATTTTGTTCCCGCAGAGGCTGAGACCTACTTCTGAATTTCATATTCGAATCATATCCAAAAAAATTTAGCAGTGAATGAGTTAACAAAAATAAAAATAAATTAATAACAGGAATGTAAATTACATAAGACCCAGGACTATGCTGTTAGATTAAATATATTTATAAAAGAAATGCTACGCCATTAGACTAAATGGTTAGGTTATACATTATTTGATGACCTTAAACCATTTGGTCTAGCGGCATAGTCTCTCTTTAATAAGTGAGAGGTTGTGAGAATCGAAGCGGTGGAGCGGTCGTTTTTAAAGAGAGTCCACCCCAAGGGGTTTTAAAGGCCCAGGCCTTCATCCACCTAGGATTAAAGACTCAGCTGAAAAACTCATCTCTACCCACAAATTTTTTTTAACCCAAGCTTTCATTGGGTCTTCACCTGGGTCAGACCTATGACCCAGGCCTTCATTTTTGAAGACCCAGGTCTTCAATTCCAGCTCAGCCCAACAGCTCTGGCCTGCATGACGTCGGCCGGGTGAAATGGAGAACCAGCCCACTAGAAGCCTTGGGCAGCAGATCTGGACAGTTTGTTTGATTATATGTGTTGATCCAACGTCATGCAATTATACACTATAGTTAATACTATAATTCCTACAAATACCCTGACGTTAATACCATAATTATGCAATTATAAAACATGCAATTATGCAATTGTATACTGAAGTTAATATCACAATTATAATATGAAGTTAATACCCAAAAAACATTAGTTTTTTTTATTATATTTGTGTTATTTTCAAATAATTACATTTTTTTTCTAGGCTTGGCATGTTAATTTAACTTATGAAATAAATATTTAATTTCAATATGTCATTTTGTTTATTTAATCATAATTTTATTAATATATAAAATTATTATTCACATTCAAAATACTTAATATAAAATTCAATAAACAGTTATTGCCACGTGGCGACCCAGAAATAAAAATCGTGGGTGGAAACTACAGCTCAAAATCATTGCCACATGGCGACTCAGGTCTCGCCCATGACCTAGGCCTTCCCAACGAAGACCCATGGGGTGGACTTGCTCTTAGAACCACTGTGGTGGAGCCACTGGCTTCATCATATTTTCCAGATCTGGACGTCCCTTTGAAGCAGAAGCGGCGCCGCCGTGCCGATGACCCTGACCTCGCCGACGATGTCAACGAGGACTCCAGTTGAAACCTTGACCTAAGGTGATGCTACCTGGCTTTTCGCCTCCCAAGCTGAAGTGATCTCTGGAGATCACCCATGCTCTGGCTTCTTCCTCCCCCATCGACGGTCCGGTGATGTAAGACGATTCACATATGATAATGATTCGGTGGTGAGAGAGATTAGTTCATGTGGTGATGATGATTCAGTGGTGAGCAATTGAGGATGATGATGATTGGAGGAAATCAGGCTGCTGCTTTGGAATTGGATCGATGTCTGTGATCATTTTCACGGCTGAGACGACGCCGGAGTCCTTCACCTTGGCACGAAACGCCGACGAAGTCGAGCCTCCCTATGTCCAAAGGCTTGTGATGTTCTCATATTTTTTCACAAATCTCTTTTTTTTCTTTTTTGAATTCTTCAATTCGGTTCTTTAAAACATACGATTAAGCTTGTATGTTTTGGTTTAAAATGCATGTAAAGTGGTCATATTGTGCAATTGTTGTCTCGTAATTGAGTCACTGGAGGTTAGTAATTGAGTTACTAGAGGTCAGTAACTGATTATTGGGGGTCCCGTAACCAAGATTAATAAGGGTCAATAACTAATTATTGGTGGTCAGTAACCGATTATTGGTGGTCAGTAACCGAGTGACTGAAATCCCGCGACCAGAGAAAATCTGAGTTACTAGGGGTCAATAACCGACGACCGAAGAAATTCAAGCAACCGGTGACCGGAGTTCAGTGAGGTTCCGGCAAAGTCTTCTCGCTCACTACAACAGAAAGGCCTTTTAGCGACCAAATTTTCTCCGAGGAATTTATTTTCCTCAGTAAATGTCATTTTTAACGNNNNNNNNNNNNNNNNNNNNNNNNNNNNNNNNNNNNNNNNNNNNNNNNNNNNNNNNNNNNNNNNNNNNNNNNNNNNNNNNNNNNNNNNNNNNNNNNNNNNNNNNNNNNNNNNNNNNNNNNNNNNNNNNNNNNNNNNNNNNNNNNNNNNNNNNNNNNNNNNNNNNNNNNNNNNNNNNNNNNNNNNNNNNNNNNNNNNNNNNNNNNNNNNNNNNNNNNNNNNNNNNNNNNNNNNNNNNNNNNNNNNNNNNNNNNNNNNNNNNNNNNNNNNNNNNNNNNNNNNNNNNNNNNNNNNNNNNNNNNNNNNNNNNNNNNNNNNNNNNNNNNNNNNNNNNNNNNNNNNNNNNNNNNNNNNNNNNNNNNNNNNNNNNNNNNNNNNNNNNNNNNNNNNNNNNNNNNNNNNNNNNNNNNNNNNNNNNNNNNNNNNNNNNNNNNNNNNNNNNNNNNNNNNNNNNNNNNNNNNNNNNNNNNNNNNNNNNNNNNNNNNNNNNNNNNNNNNNNNNNNNNNNNNNNNNNNNNNNNNNNNNNNNNNNNNNNNNNNNNNNNNNNNNNNNNNNNNNNNNNNNNNNNNNNNNNNNNNNNNNNNNNNNNNNNNNNNNNNNNNNNNNNNNNNNNNNNNNNNNNNNNNNNNNNNNNNNNNNNNNNNNNNNNNNNNNNNNNNNNNNNNNNNNNNNNNNNNNNNNNNNNNNNNNNNNNNNNNNNNNNNNNNNNNNNNNNNNNNNNNNNNNNNNNNNNNNNNNNNNNNNNNNNNNNNNNNNNNNNNNNNNNNNNNNNNNNNNNNNNNNNNNNNNNNNNNNNNNNNNNNNNNNNNNNNNNNNNNNNNNNNNNNNNNNNNNNNNNNNNNNNNNNNNNNNNNNNNNNNNNNNNNNNNNNNNNNNNNNNNNNNNNNNNNNNNNNNNNNNNNNNNNNNNNNNNNNNNNNNNNNNNNNNNNNNNNNNNNNNNNNNNNNNNNNNNNNNNNNNNNNNNNNNNNNNNNNNNNNNNNNNNNNNNNNNNNNNNNNNNNNNNNNNNNNNNNNNNNNNNNNNNNNNNNNNNNNNNNNNNNNNNNNNNNNNNNNNNNNNNNNNNNNNNNNNNNNNNNNNNNNNNNNNNNNNNNNNNNNNNNNNNNNNNNNNNNNNNNNNNNNNNNNNNNNNNNNNNNNNNNNNNNNNNNNNNNNNNNNNNNNNNNNNNNNNNNNNNNNNNNNNNNNNNNNNNNNNNNNNNNNNNNNNNNNNNNNNNNNNNNNNNNNNNNNNNNNNNNNNNNNNNNNNNNNNNNNNNNNNNNNNNNNNNNNNNNNNNNNNNNNNNNNNNNNNNNNNNNNNNNNNNNNNNNNNNNNNNNNNNNNNNNNNNNNNNNNNNNNNNNNNNNNNNNNNNNNNNNNNNNNNNNNNNNNNNNNNNNNNNNNNNNNNNNNNNNNNNNNNNNNNNNNNNNNNNNNNNNNNNNNNNNNNNNNNNNNNNNNNNNNNNNNNNNNNNNNNNNNNNNNNNNNNNNNNNNNNNNNNNNNNNNNNNNNNNNNNNNNNNNNNNNNNNNNNNNNNNNNNNNNNNNNNNNNNNNNNNNNNNNNNNNNNNNNNNNNNNNNNNNNNNNNNNNNNNNNNNNNNNNNNNNNNNNNNNNNNNNNNNNNNNNNNNNNNNNNNNNNNNNNNNNNNNNNNNNNNNNNNNNNNNNNNNNNNNNNNNNNNNNNNNNNNNNNNNNNNNNNNNNNNNNNNNNNNNNNNNNNNNNNNNNNNNNNNNNNNNNNNNNNNNNNNNNNNNNNNNNNNNNNNNNNNNNNNNNNNNNNNNNNNNNNNNNNNNNNNNNNNNNNNNNNNNNNNNNNNNNNNNNNNNNNNNNNNNNNNNNNNNNNNNNNNNNNNNNNNNNNNNNNNNNNNNNNNNNNNNNNNNNNNNNNNNNNNNNNNNNNNNNNNNNNNNNNNNNNNNNNNNNNNNNNNNNNNNNNNNNNNNNNNNNNNNNNNNNNNNNNNNNNNNNNNNNNNNNNNNNNNNNNNNNNNNNNNNNNNNNNNNNNNNNNNNNNNNNNNNNNNNNNNNNNNNNNNNNNNNNNNNNNNNNNNNNNNNNNNNNNNNNNNNNNNNNNNNNNNNNNNNNNNNNNNNNNNNNNNNNNNNNNNNNNNNNNNNNNNNNNNNNNNNNNNNNNNNNNNNNNNNNNNNNNNNNNNNNNNNNNNNNNNNNNNNNNNNNNNNNNNNNNNNNNNNNNNNNNNNNNNNNNNNNNNNNNNNNNNNNNNNNNNNNNNNNNNNNNNNNNNNNNNNNNNNNNNNNNNNNNNNNNNNNNNNNNNNNNNNNNNNNNNNNNNNNNNNNNNNNNNNNNNNNNNNNNNNNNNNNNNNNNNNNNNNNNNNNNNNNNNNNNNNNNNNNNNNNNNNNNNNNNNNNNNNNNNNNNNNNNNNNNNNNNNNNNNNNNNNNNNNNNNNNNNNNNNNNNNNNNNNNNNNNNNNNNNNNNNNNNNNNNNNNNNNNNNNNNNNNNNNNNNNNNNNNNNNNNNNNNNNNNNNNNNNNNNNNNNNNNNNNNNNNNNNNNNNNNNNNNNNNNNNNNNNNNNNNNNNNNNNNNNNNNNNNNNNNNNNNNNNNNNNNNNNNNNNNNNNNNNNNNNNNNNNNNNNNNNNNNNNNNNNNNNNNNNNNNNNNNNNNNNNNNNNNNNNNNNNNNNNNNNNNN encodes the following:
- the LOC101303131 gene encoding protein transport protein Sec24-like At4g32640-like: MAAFVPPPGAPRPNNNSNTPPPPPPNYNAQRSPDSLSENMHNLNLNRQQQPPNMPNYAPRPSPFGQPPPFPGASAPYSRPGPPPARPAAPPQATLPPGTTGVRPTGPPAGQSSLFGSRPPPGSFPPGVAPISRPASSPFQTTGLPSGPVATPPAPSSGPRSGPGPFASGQAVPPMGAPGRMSNGPPAFGSGAVPGAPRFPLTGNLPQPPVGPQPPMSGAPRTPTMHSVLGGPAVSAPPGSTAQQAPPFSSGPQGMRPPPPGSPYSQQSWLMQQGQVAPPTQFPGAAPPPQFPGSSPPPQFPGSSPHPQFPGSAQPPRMYGMPPQPLPNQSMTTISSAANQTGTPVGSSKIDPNQIPRPGPSSSVLLHETRQANQANPPPPATSDYIVRDNGNCSPRYMRCTINQIPCTADLLTTSGMPLALLVEPFALPHPSEEPIQVVDFGESGPVRCSRCKGYINPFMKFIDQGRQFICNLCGFTDETPRDYHCNLGPDGRRRDADDRPELCRGTVEFVASKEYMVRDPMPAVYFFLIDVSMNAVQTGATAAACSAINQVIADLPEGPRTLVGIATFDSTIHFYNLKRALQQPLMLIVPDVQDVYTPLETDVVVQLSECRKHLEELLESIPTMFQTSKTAESAFGAAIKAAFLAIKSTGGKLLVFQSVLPSTGIGALSAREAEGRANISSTEKEPNKLLQPVDKTLKTMAIEFAEYQVCVDLFITTQSYIDIASISVIPRTTGGQVYYYYPFSAVSDPAKLYNDLRWNVTRPQGFEAVMRVRCSQGIQVQEYFGNFCKRIPTDVDLPGIDCDKTIMVMLKHDDKLQDGSECSFQCAVLYTTVYGQRRIRVTTLSLPCTSMLSNLFRAADLDTQFSCYMKQAANEITSSPLVRVREQMTNLCISSLFSYRKYCATVSSSGQLILPEALKLLPLYTLALIKSTGLRTDGKIDERSVWINHVSSLSVPLAVPLVYPRMVAVHDLDAKKEGDESLIPPVIPLASEHVSDDGIYLLENGEDCLIYVGNLVDSGILQQLFGVGTADALPTQFVLQQYDNSLSKKLNNVVNEIRRQRCSYLRLKLCKKGDPSGAFFLSHLVEDQSPHGPSYVEFLVHVHRQIQIKMSS